Proteins co-encoded in one Campylobacter concisus genomic window:
- a CDS encoding Fur family transcriptional regulator, protein MDNFELFYKHFKEFLEAFGQKSSELKEQILHVLFISNSHLSAQEISSEIYKIHKNEISMTSIYSFLNFLEMHHLANCFEENGVKKFELNLKSSHDHLICEICEKIVDFEDEMIEQRQEQICKEKNFSEQSHTMILYGICSDCQEKNGN, encoded by the coding sequence GTGGATAATTTTGAACTATTTTATAAGCATTTTAAAGAGTTTTTGGAAGCCTTTGGGCAAAAAAGCTCAGAGTTAAAAGAACAAATTTTGCATGTACTTTTCATTAGTAACTCTCATCTAAGTGCTCAAGAAATTTCTTCAGAAATTTACAAAATCCACAAGAATGAAATTTCAATGACATCAATTTACTCGTTTTTAAATTTTCTCGAAATGCATCATCTTGCAAACTGCTTTGAAGAAAATGGAGTAAAGAAATTTGAACTAAATTTAAAATCATCGCACGATCATTTGATATGTGAAATTTGTGAAAAGATAGTTGATTTTGAAGATGAGATGATAGAGCAAAGGCAAGAGCAAATTTGCAAAGAAAAAAATTTTAGCGAGCAGTCGCATACGATGATACTTTATGGCATTTGCAGTGATTGCCAAGAGAAAAATGGAAATTAA
- a CDS encoding trimeric intracellular cation channel family protein, whose protein sequence is MSLILFVEYVGIASAALSGFLFAVKKECDWLGVFLSAFLTALGGGIMRDMLVGRAVYSFTHYMPVSVVIFMLIVSRVANLHIKREGLERKFVFIFADAIDVICFSIVGAMVAIEYNYNIFGVMMIAFFNGVGGGILRDILLNEIPWFLRTGLYGTISLGVGLAYFVLYHLGLTNIFFTMLLLAAGITIRMFAFYRGWKLPDL, encoded by the coding sequence ATGAGTTTAATACTTTTTGTCGAATACGTTGGTATCGCATCAGCTGCACTTAGTGGGTTTTTATTTGCAGTAAAAAAGGAGTGCGACTGGCTTGGAGTCTTTTTGTCTGCATTTTTGACCGCACTTGGTGGCGGTATCATGCGTGATATGCTCGTTGGCAGGGCAGTTTATTCATTTACGCACTATATGCCAGTAAGCGTTGTTATTTTTATGTTGATTGTTTCAAGAGTGGCAAATTTACATATAAAAAGAGAAGGTTTGGAGCGAAAATTTGTATTTATTTTCGCCGATGCGATCGATGTTATTTGTTTTTCGATCGTTGGCGCGATGGTTGCTATTGAGTACAACTACAACATCTTTGGTGTGATGATGATCGCCTTTTTTAACGGCGTTGGTGGAGGTATCTTAAGAGATATTTTGCTAAACGAAATTCCATGGTTTTTACGCACTGGACTTTACGGCACGATAAGCCTTGGTGTGGGGCTTGCTTACTTTGTGCTATATCATCTAGGCCTAACCAATATATTTTTTACTATGCTCTTGCTTGCTGCTGGCATAACGATTAGGATGTTTGCGTTTTATAGAGGCTGGAAGCTGCCTGATCTATGA
- a CDS encoding HMA2 domain-containing protein: MDIKTQTLAQVASYFSMIAHTNGRLRVRVSPKIKELSSSVNLASLDDVIAQINGIKNVKFNKLIGSVTIEYDHEIFPKNLWEDLLKGQNLEEISTRVNEVAKEVKYA; this comes from the coding sequence ATGGATATAAAAACACAAACTTTAGCACAAGTTGCAAGCTATTTTTCAATGATAGCTCATACAAACGGTAGACTAAGAGTAAGAGTTAGTCCAAAGATAAAAGAGCTAAGTAGCAGCGTAAATTTAGCTAGCCTAGATGATGTGATAGCTCAAATAAATGGTATAAAAAATGTAAAATTTAACAAGCTAATCGGCTCTGTAACGATCGAATACGATCATGAAATTTTCCCTAAAAATCTCTGGGAGGATCTCTTAAAAGGGCAAAATTTGGAAGAGATTTCAACTAGAGTAAATGAAGTTGCAAAAGAAGTGAAATATGCTTAA
- a CDS encoding lipid-binding SYLF domain-containing protein, which translates to MKRLLIIFLAGLFFTPNLNADVIQNQKLKNAINILNAFGTRNLKPNTKFEGIKAIAIIPDVTKAGAVVTGSTGKGVFIAKNDDGEWSSPFFLNYTSGSIGLQLGYSSADMIILFKNSEAYANLFNAKDTISLKAEATGGVGNEVAITSDLPEISAFAEERGKTSGAFIGVSLDVARLKINIQDTNDYYERMYDFENIYNNSPKASKYTLKFKEIISKYFL; encoded by the coding sequence ATGAAAAGACTATTAATCATATTTCTTGCTGGTTTATTTTTCACGCCAAACTTAAACGCTGATGTGATCCAAAATCAAAAGCTAAAAAATGCAATAAATATTTTAAATGCTTTTGGTACAAGAAATTTAAAGCCAAACACTAAATTTGAAGGCATAAAAGCGATCGCTATAATCCCTGATGTGACAAAAGCAGGCGCTGTTGTAACTGGATCAACAGGTAAAGGCGTATTTATCGCTAAAAACGATGATGGTGAATGGTCAAGTCCATTTTTTTTAAATTACACATCTGGTAGCATAGGCTTGCAGCTTGGTTACAGCTCAGCTGATATGATCATTTTATTTAAAAATTCAGAAGCTTATGCAAATTTATTTAATGCAAAAGATACGATCAGCCTAAAAGCAGAAGCAACTGGTGGCGTTGGTAATGAAGTAGCGATCACAAGTGATTTGCCTGAAATTTCAGCATTTGCTGAGGAGCGTGGCAAGACAAGTGGTGCCTTTATAGGCGTTAGCCTAGATGTGGCAAGGCTTAAAATAAATATACAAGATACAAATGATTACTATGAGCGAATGTATGATTTTGAAAATATCTACAACAATAGCCCAAAAGCTAGTAAATACACTCTGAAATTTAAAGAAATAATCTCAAAATATTTCTTATAG
- a CDS encoding ferritin-like domain-containing protein encodes MLNELLNASYTSEKNALSLYENLASFGDVFNEIANIRKNAIILIEKFASTHDYELACENEAIFLPAKNKEDALIQALNYELELNKMYEKFCESLDDEELKDLFFRLWATSNNEYVTSLKQRLKEIYSGCEIKNELNLNEISQNFEQNGITNILENYQNDFNEITKSLQNIASGKADKSELAKITNNPNFSFFSGLALGALGISVVSKNFNKDEENE; translated from the coding sequence ATGCTTAATGAACTTTTAAATGCATCATACACCAGCGAAAAAAACGCACTTAGCTTATATGAAAATTTAGCTTCGTTTGGTGATGTTTTTAACGAGATCGCAAATATCAGAAAAAATGCGATCATCTTGATAGAAAAATTTGCGAGCACACATGATTACGAGCTTGCTTGCGAAAATGAAGCTATATTTTTGCCGGCAAAAAATAAAGAAGATGCACTAATACAAGCTTTAAACTACGAGTTAGAGCTAAATAAAATGTATGAAAAATTTTGTGAAAGCTTAGACGATGAAGAGCTAAAAGATCTATTTTTTAGACTTTGGGCTACTTCAAATAACGAATATGTCACCTCTTTAAAACAACGTTTAAAAGAAATTTATAGTGGCTGTGAAATAAAAAATGAGCTAAATTTAAATGAAATTTCACAAAATTTTGAGCAAAATGGCATAACAAATATTTTAGAAAACTATCAAAACGACTTTAATGAGATAACTAAAAGCTTGCAAAATATCGCAAGTGGCAAGGCTGATAAAAGCGAGTTAGCAAAGATAACCAACAATCCAAATTTCTCGTTTTTTAGCGGACTTGCGCTTGGGGCATTAGGCATTTCAGTAGTTAGTAAAAATTTTAATAAGGATGAAGAAAATGA
- a CDS encoding SAM-dependent methyltransferase, which translates to MKFSEFFDIWVNENYYKFGVDIGKKGDFYTNVSVGYLFGACLANYFLKLLKKGEISSSCKVVEIGANSGDMLADFAQGIFTLEPEILKNLEFIIIEPHENLRKKQLETFTKRFGNDVKIRHYKNLDECSFDEIFVISNELLDAFSCEVIDGQNILFVDDDLKFHWQRADQNLLALAKKFGIKKGEISTSYTKFALQLANAAKKVRFLSFDYGEFEPKNEFSLRVFKDHQVFSLFEISNLAPYFKSSDLTYSLCFKQVKEAFCEAGFLMLKFKKQNDALVCDFGVDEILSLVLEKGSKQAYENAAKQAKFLLSPKFLGEKFKFIEFLKS; encoded by the coding sequence ATGAAATTTAGCGAGTTTTTTGATATCTGGGTCAATGAAAACTACTATAAATTTGGCGTAGATATCGGTAAAAAGGGCGATTTTTACACAAATGTAAGCGTTGGCTATCTCTTTGGCGCCTGCCTTGCAAACTATTTTTTAAAACTGCTTAAAAAAGGCGAAATTTCTAGCTCTTGCAAGGTCGTGGAGATCGGTGCAAACTCAGGCGATATGCTAGCTGATTTTGCGCAAGGCATCTTTACGCTTGAGCCAGAGATCTTAAAAAATTTAGAGTTTATTATCATTGAGCCTCACGAAAATTTAAGGAAAAAGCAGCTTGAAACTTTTACAAAGCGCTTTGGCAATGATGTCAAAATAAGACATTATAAAAATTTAGACGAGTGCTCGTTTGATGAAATTTTTGTCATCTCAAATGAGCTACTTGACGCATTTAGTTGCGAGGTGATAGACGGACAAAATATACTTTTTGTGGATGATGATCTAAAATTTCACTGGCAAAGAGCGGATCAAAATTTGCTAGCCCTTGCAAAGAAATTTGGCATAAAAAAAGGCGAGATATCAACTAGCTACACCAAATTTGCGCTTCAGCTTGCAAATGCGGCAAAAAAGGTGAGATTTTTAAGCTTTGACTACGGCGAATTTGAGCCAAAAAATGAATTTAGCTTAAGAGTTTTTAAAGACCATCAAGTTTTTTCATTGTTTGAAATTTCAAACCTTGCGCCATATTTTAAAAGCTCAGATCTAACTTATAGCCTTTGTTTTAAGCAGGTCAAAGAGGCTTTTTGTGAGGCCGGCTTTTTGATGCTTAAATTTAAAAAACAAAATGATGCTTTGGTTTGCGACTTTGGCGTGGATGAAATTTTATCTTTAGTGCTTGAAAAAGGCAGCAAGCAAGCCTATGAAAATGCAGCTAAACAGGCGAAATTTCTACTCTCGCCCAAGTTTTTAGGCGAGAAGTTTAAATTTATAGAGTTTTTAAAGAGCTAG